The Syntrophales bacterium DNA segment AGAAAGCCCAAGGAGCACGCCGTCATAGCTGAAATTGACGGCATCGTAAGCTACGGGGACGACATCAAGGGTAAGCGACAGGTGATCATAACCCCTGATGTGGGGGAACCCAAGGAATATCTCATTCCCAAGGGCAAACACGTCAGCGTCCAGGAGGGAGACATGGTGATCGCCGGTCAGTCTCTCATGGAGGGGGCCAGCAATCCCCACGACATCCTGACTATAAAGGGCGACAAGGAACTGGCCCGTTACCTGGTGGATGAAGTGCAGGAAGTCTACCGACTTCAGGGAGTCAAGATCAACGACAAGCATATCGAGATAATTGTACGACAGATGCTTCGAAAGATCCGTATTGTCGATCCCGGCGATACGAAATTCCTCGGTGACGAGCAGGCCGACCGTTTGCGTTTCGAGGATGAAAACAACAGGATCATGGCAAAAGGCGGCAAACCCGCCACGGGAGAGCCCCTCCTGCTTGGTATTACCAAGGCGTCTCTCAGTACGAACAGCTTCATTTCCGCCGCCTCCTTCCAGGAGACGACCCGGGTGCTCACCGAGGCGGCCTTGTCGGGCAAGGTGGATCACCTGCGGGGTTTGAAGGAAAACGTCATCATGGGACGACTGATCCCGGCGGGTACGGGACTTGCCGCCTACAGAAAACTCGGCATCAGGGTCATCGGGTCCGAGGATGAATCAGAGGGGGATACCGCGCAAATAAATGGGGGAATTGACGAGAAAACCCTTGACAGCGGGGCCGTGAATTGATAGATACCAGCGTCTTTGCTGTTGATAAAAACGTTCCTGCGCGGCAGAGGGGTACAGGGAGGAAGAATGCCGACAATTAACCAGTTGATCAGAAAAGGGAGAAAAACGCCGAAGAAGACAACGGCGGTCCCTGCCCTCAGGGGGTGTCCCCAGCGCCGGGGCGTTTGCGTCAGGGTATACACGACGACACCCAAGAAGCCTAATTCGGCTTTGAGGAAAGTGGCTCGTGTTCGCTTGACCAGCGGCTATGAAGTAACA contains these protein-coding regions:
- a CDS encoding DNA-directed RNA polymerase subunit beta'; the encoded protein is RKPKEHAVIAEIDGIVSYGDDIKGKRQVIITPDVGEPKEYLIPKGKHVSVQEGDMVIAGQSLMEGASNPHDILTIKGDKELARYLVDEVQEVYRLQGVKINDKHIEIIVRQMLRKIRIVDPGDTKFLGDEQADRLRFEDENNRIMAKGGKPATGEPLLLGITKASLSTNSFISAASFQETTRVLTEAALSGKVDHLRGLKENVIMGRLIPAGTGLAAYRKLGIRVIGSEDESEGDTAQINGGIDEKTLDSGAVN
- the rpsL gene encoding 30S ribosomal protein S12 — translated: MPTINQLIRKGRKTPKKTTAVPALRGCPQRRGVCVRVYTTTPKKPNSALRKVARVRLTSGYEVTSYIPGIGHNLQEHSVVLLRGGRVKDLPGVRYHIVRGALDAVGVQDRKQGRSKYGAKRPK